The DNA segment CACGACCACGCGGTCCTCGGGCAGGATGCGGATGTAGTGCTGCCGCATCTTGCCGCTGATGTGGGCGAGCACCCGGTGCCCGTTCTGCAGTTCGACCCGGAACATCGCGTTGGGAAGTGGCTCGACGACACGACCCTCGACCTCGATGGCCCCGTCCTTCTTTGCCACGCCTACACGGCCTCCTCGTTCGATCGACCTGCGCGCGCCCATGCCGGAACCGGCAGGGCGGTCTTGCTGGGTTCAGCGCCGGAGACGGCGCTGGATGGTGGTGCGGGCGATCTCGCAGAGGGCGCCCGGCTCCCTGCGGCCACAGCAGGACGACGGACGGCGCGAACGCCATCGGCCACTGTACTCCCAGGGACACGCCGCCACCAACCCGCCCTCGCGTGACGGAGGCGACGTGCGCCCGTCACTGACGCGCGCGGACCCCGAACGGTGCGAGGCCGGCGACGCCGCCGTCCTCGGCGGTGAGCACCCAGGGGCCCTCGGGGGTGATCGCGACGCTGTGCTCGAAGTGGGCCGCGCGCGAGCCGTCCTTGGTCACGACGGTCCACCCGTCGTCCAGCTCGGCGGTGGCCGGGTCCCCGATGGTCACCATCGGCTCGATCGCCAGCACCAGCCCGGGGACCAGCTTGGGGCCGCGGCCCGCCCGCCCGTAGTTGAGCACGTGCGGGTCCTGGTGCATCTCGGTGCCGATGCCGTGCCCGCCGTAGTGGTCGACGATCCCGTACGGGTGCTCGTGCGCGACGATCGACTCCTCGACCGCGTGGCTGATGTCGGTCAGCCGGCCACCGGCGACCGCCTTGGCCAGCCCGGCCCACATCGACCGCTCGGTCACCGCGAGCAGCTCGAGGTCCGCGGCGGAGGCCTCCCCGACGGTCACCGTGACCGCCGAGTCGCTGTGCCAGCCGGCCAGGACCGCACCGCAGTCGATGGAGATGTTGTCGCCCTCAGCCAGCGTGCGGTCCGGGTCCGGGATGCCGTGCACGACCTCGTCGTTGATCGAGGCGCAGATGGTCCCGGTGAACCCGTGGTAGCCGAGGAAGTTCGGCACGGCGCCGGCGGACCGGATGTGGTCCTCGGCGATGGCGTCGAGCTCACCGGTGCTCACGCCGGGGCGCACCGCGGCGCGGACGGCCGCGATGGCCCCGGCCGTGACGAGCCCGGAGGCGCGCATCAGCTCGATCTCGTGCGCTGTCTTGATCTGGATCATGCGTCCACTCCACTTCGCCAGGAACGGCAGCCGGGACGCCCACGCGTCGACGCGGTCACCGTGCAACCGGGCGACCCGCGCTCTCAGTCCTCGGCCCGGTCGCCGGCCGCGTCCTGGGCCAGCGCGTGGTCGGCCCCGAGCGCCTCGAGGGCGCGGCGGGTGACCTCGTCGATCTCACCGATCGCGTCGATGCGGGTCAGCAGTCCGGCCCGCTCGTAGAACCCCGACAGCGGCGCCGTCTGTTCCCGGTAGACCTCCAGCCGGTGCCGGACGGTCTCGGGCTTGTCGTCCTCGCGCTGCACCCAGACGCCGTCGACCAGCATCCGGCGACCGGACAGCCGGCGGACCAGCTCGTCCTCGTCGACGACGAGCTCGAGGCAGCAGTCCAGCGCGTGGCCCATCTCGGCCAGCGAGTCGCGCAGCTGGTCGGCCTGGGCGATCGTGCGCGGGAAGCCGTCGAGCAGGAAGCCGGCCTTGGCGTCGGGCTCGGCGAGCCGGTCGGAGACCATCGCGACGGTGATCTCGTCGGGCACCAGGTCGCCGGCGTCCATGTAGGCCTTGGCCTGCTGGCCCAGCTCGGTCTGCCCGCTCACGTTGGCCCGGAAGATGTCACCGGTGGAGATGGCCGGGACGCCCAGGCGACCGGCGATGACCTGAGCCTGGGTCCCCTTGCCCGCTCCGGGAGGGCCCAGCAGCACGACGCGCACTAGCGGAGGAACCCTTCGTAGCTGCGCTGGTTGAGCTGCGTCTCGATCTGCTTCACCGTCTCCAAGCCAACTCCCACCATGATCAGCACCGCGGTCCCGCCGAACGGGAAGTTCTGGTTCTGCCCCTCCTGCGTGATCGACAGGAACAGGTTGGGCAGCACCGCCACCAACCCGAGGTAGATCGACCCGGGCAGGGTGATCCGGGACAGCACGTACTGCAGGTACTCCGCGGTGGGGCGGCCGGGCCGGATGCCGGGGATGAAGCCGCCATAGCGCTTCATGTCGTCGGCCCGTTCCTCCGGGTTGAACGTGATCGACACGTAGAAGTACGTGAAGAAGATGATCAGCGCGAAGTACACCGCGATGTGCACCGGGCTGCTCTGGTCGACCAGGTAGTTCTCCACGAACCGGCGGACCGCACCGGTCGAGTCGCCCTGCAGCTGGGTGATCAGCTGGGGCAGGTAGAGCAGGGACGACGCGAAGATGACCGGGATGACGCCGGCCTGGTTGACCTTCAGCGGCAGGTAGGTCGACGTGCCGCCGTACATCCGGCGGCCGACCATCCGCTTGGCGTACTGCACCGGGATGCGCCGTTGCGCCTGCTCGACGTAGACCACCGAGGCGATCACCAGCACGGCGAGCACGCAGATCAGGGCGAAGACGAAGCCACCGCGGCTCTGCAGGATCGCGCCGCCCTCGGCGGGGATCCGGGCGGCGATCGAGGTGAAGATCAGCACGGACATGCCGTTGCCGATCCCCTTCTCGGTCAGCAGCTCGCCCAGCCACATGATGACGGCGGTGCCGGCGGTCAGCGTGACGACCAGGACGATCGTGGTCCACACCGAGTCCGACGGGATGATGTCCTGCGAGCAGCTCGGGAAGAGCTGGCCGCTGCGGGCCAGCGCGATGATCCCGGTGCTCTGCAGCACGGCGAGCGCGATGGTCAGGTAGCGGGTGTACTGGGTCAGCTTCGCCTGACCCGACTGCCCTTCCTTCTTCAGCTGCTCGAACCGCGGGATGACCACCACCAGCAGCTGCACGATGATGCTCGCCGTGATGTACGGCATGATCCCGAGCGCGAACACCGACAGGCGCAGCAGCGCTCCGCCGGAGAACAGGTTGACCAGCGAGTAGACGTCCCGCTGGTCGGAGGCGTTGGCCTGGTCGAGGCAGCTGTTGATCGCCTCGATCGAGACGCCGGGGCCGGGCACGCTGGCGCCCAGCCGGTACACGGCGATCAGCGCCAGGGAGAACAGCAGCTTGCGCCGGAGGTCTGGCGTCCGGAACGCCGCGGCGAACGCCTGCAGCACGTGCCCTCCCCGAGTCGGTCGTTCGACATTAGCAAGACGCGGCCCGGTGGCTTCGAGAGCCGCCGGGCCGCGTCGGTCCCCCGCCTGGTCCCGCCGGGCGGCGGGGGCAGGGGGTCCTGCGTCAGATCTGGGTGGTGCTGCCCCCGGCAGCGCCGATCTTCTCCTGGGCGGACTGGGAGAACGCGTGCGCGTGCACGTGCACCGTCACGCCGCCCAGCTCGCCCGTGCCGAGCACCTTGACCGGCTGACCGCGCCGGACGGCGCCGGCGTCGGCCAGCGTGTCCGGGTTGATCGAGCCGCCCTGCGGGAACAGGGAGGCGATCCGGTCCAGGTTGACGACCTGGAAGACGACCTTGTTGTTGTTGGTGAAGCCCGAGAGCTTCGGCAGCCGCATGTGCAGGGGGGTCTGGCCACCCTCGAAGCGGGCCGAGACCTGCACGCGGGCGCCGGAGCCCTTGGTGCCGCGACCGGCGGTCTTGCCCTTGGAGCCCTCACCACGACCCACGCGGGTCTTCTTGGTGTGGGCGCCCGGGGCCGGACGCAGGTGGTGGACCTTCAGAGTCATGTCAGCGTTCCCCTGCTCAGACGATCTCTTCGACGGTGACCAGGTGCGGCACCGTCGCGACCATCCCGCGGATCTCGGGACGGTCCTCCTGGACGACCGAGTCGCTGATCCGCTTCAGCCCCAGCGAACGCAGCGTCTGACGCTGGTTCGGCTTGGTGCCGATGGCCGACTTGATCTGCGTGACCTTCAGCTGAGCCATCTCAGACCCCCTGACCGGCCCGCGCGCGCAGCATGGCGGCCGGGGCGACGTCCTCCAGGGGCAGACCGCGGCGGGCCGCGATCTCCTCGGGACGGACGAGGTCCTTGAGCGCCTGCATGGTCGCGTGGACGATGTTGATCGGGTTCGAGGACCCGAGGCTCTTGGAGAGCACGTCGTGGATGCCGGCGCACTCGAGGACGGCGCGCACCGGGCCACCGGCGATGACACCGGTACCGGGGCTGGCCGGCTTGAGCAGCACCACACCGGCGGCCGCCTCACCCTGCACCGGGTGCGGGATGGTGCTGGCGATGCGGGGCACGTTGTAGAAGTGCTTCTTGGCCTCCTCGACGCCCTTGGCGATCGCCGCGGGCACCTCCTTGGCCTTGCCGTAGCCCACGCCGACCTTGCCGTCGCCGTCGCCCACGATCACCAGGGCGGTGAAGCTGAAGCGCCGACCACCCTTGACGACCTTGGACACGCGGTTGATCGCGACGACCCGCTCGATGAACTGGCTCTTCTCCGCGGCACCGCCCGGGCCGCGACCGCCGTCACGACGGTCCCGGCGGTCGTTGCCGCCGCCTGCGCCGCCGGGGCCACCGGTCCCGCCGGCGCCACCGCCGCGTCGCTGTGGTCCTGGCATCAGACGTCCCTCTCGATCAGTTCAGAAATGGTGGTCATCAGAAGTCCAGCCCACCCTCGCGGGCACCGTCGGCGAGCGCCGCGATGCGACCGGCGTACCGGTTGCCGCCGCGGTCGAAGACGACCGCGTCGATGCCGGCGGCCTTGGCGCGCTCGGCGACCAGGGCACCGACCTGGCGGGCCAGCGTGGACTTGTCGCCCTCGCTCCCCCGCAGGCTGGCGTCCATCGTCGACGCGCTGGCCAGGGTGCGGCCGACCGTGTCGTCGACCACCTGGACGTGGATGTGCCGGGAGCTGCGCTTGACGACCAGGCGCGGGCGCTCCGGCGTGCCACCCACCCGCTTGCGCAGGCGGTTGTGGCGCCGCAGCCGCGAGACGCGGCGCGCGGTGCTGACGTCGGTGCCGACGGGCTTGTGCACCCGGGCACCCTTCTCGGTCTTGGCTGCCTGTGCCATCACTTGCCCGTCTTCCCGACCTTGCGCTTGACGACCTCGCCCTGGTACCGCACGCCCTTGCCCTTGTACGGGTCGGGCTTGCGGATCTTGCGGATCTTGGCCGCGACCTCGCCGACCTGCTGCTTGTCGATGCCGGTCACCCGCAGGCGGGTGGGGGCCTCGACGGTGAAGGAGATCCCCTCGGGGGCCTTCACGACGACCGGGTGGCTGAAGCCGAGGGCGAACTCGAGGTCCGACCCGCGGGCCTGCACGCGGTAGCCGACGCCGACGATCTCCAGGGTCTTGTCGTAGCCCTGGGTGACGCCGGTGATCATGTTCGCGATGAGCGTGCGGGACAGGCCGTGCAGGGCCCGGCTCTCGCGCTCGTCGTCGGGACGCTGCACCAGCAGCGTGCCCTCCTCACCGCGCTCGACGGTGATGGGAGCAGCCACCGTGTGGCTGAGCTTCCCCTTCGGGCCCGAGACGTTGACCGTGCGCCCGTCGATGGCGACGTCCACACCGCTGGGCACCGGAATCGGGAGTCGTCCGATCCGTGACATGTCTGCTCGCTCCTCTTACCAGACGTAGGCGAGGACTTCCCCACCCACGCCCTTCTTGGTCGCCTGCTTGTCGGTCAGCAGCCCGGTGGAGGTGGAGATGATCGCCACCCCGAGGCCGCCGAGCACCTTCGGCAGGGCGGTCGACTTGGCGTAGACACGCAGGCCGGGCTTGGAGACCCGACGGACGCCGGCGATGCTGCGCTCGCGGTTGGGGCCGTACTTGAGGGAGACCACGAGCTCCTTGCGGATGTGGCCGTCCACCTCGACGTCGTTGACGGTCCAGCCGCCGATGTAACCCTCCTTCTGGAGGATCTCGGCGATGTGCGTCTTGAGCTTCGACGACGGCATGGCAGCTGCGTCGTGGTACGCCTGGTTGGCGTTCCGCAGCCGCGTGAGCATGTCCGCGATCGGGTCGGTCATCGTCATGGGTGAGTGGTGCCTCTCTCGCCGCGGTTCCGCACGCGCTGGGTCTCGGAGACTTGGCGCAGGGCCTTCGGCGATCGGTGGTGCGTTCTCAGGTGACCGGTTGGTCGGTGGTGCTGCTGGCCCGGCCCCGCCGCCGCCCACCACGGGGGTGGGCGGCAGCGGGGTGCGTCACCAGCTGGACTTGGTCACGCCGGGCAGCTCGCCGGCGTGGGCCATCTCGCGGACGCAGATCCGGCACAGGCCGAACTTGCGGAACACGGCGTGCGGGCGACCGCAGCGCTGGCAGCGGGTGTAGCCGCGCACCTTGAACTTCGGCGTGCGCGCCGCCTTGTTGACAAGAGCCTTCTTGGCCATCTCTGGGTCTCCTGGAGCTTCTACGCAGACCGCGTCAGCGGGTCGCGTTCACGACGGTCTGGCCGGCGAAGGGAAAGCCGAGCAGCGACAGCAGCTCGCGGCCCTCCTCGTCGGTGGTGGCGGTGGTGACCAGCGTGATGTCCATGCCACGCGGCCGGTCGATCTTGTCGACGTCGATCTCGCGGAACATCGACTGCTCGGTCAGACCGAACGTGTAGTTGCCGTGACCGTCGAACTGCTTGGGGTTCAGGCCGCGGAAGTCACGGATGCGGGGCAGGGCCAGCGACAGCAGCCGGTCCAGGAACTCCCACATCCGGTCACCGCGGAGGGTGACCTTCGCGCCGATGGGCATGCCCTCGCGCAGCTTGAACTGCGCGATGGACTTGCGGGCCCGGACGACGGCGGGCTTCTGGCCGGTGATGGCGGTGAGGTCGCGGACCGCGCCGTCCATCAGCTTGGCGTCCCGGGTGGCCTCGCCGACGCCCATGTTGACGACGATCTTGACCAGGCCGGGGATCTGCATGACGTTCGAGTAGCCGAACTCCGACAGCAGCGCGGGAGCGATCTCCTCGCGGTAGCGGGCCAGCATGCGGGGCAGCTCGCGGGTGGGTGCGCTCATGATGCTCAGAGGTCCTTACCGGTGCGCCGCGAGACCCGGATGCTGCGGCCTTCCTCGTCCTTGCGGTAGCCGACCCGGGTCGGCTTGTCCTCGGAGTCGATGACCATCACGTTGCTCACGTGCACGGCCGCCTCCTGCGTGACGATCCCGCCCTGCTGGGCACCGCGCTGGGAGGTGCTGATCCGGGTGTGCTTCTTCACCCGGCCGATGCCCTCGACCAGGACCTTCTGGGTCTTCGGGAAGGCGGCGATGACGCGGCCCTTGGCTCCCTTGTCCTTGCCGGACAGGACGACGACCTGGTCGCCCTTCTTGACCTTCATCGACGGGGTCTTCCCGCTGGCGTGGTCGGTCATGATCACAGCACCTCCGGAGCGAGCGAGATGATCCGCATGAAGCGCTTGTCACGGAGCTCCCGGCCCACGGGGCCGAAGATGCGCGTGCCGCGCGGGTCGCCGCTGTCGCGGATGATCACCGCGGCGTTCTCGTCGAAGCGGATGTAGGAACCGTCGGGACGACGGCGCTCCTTGACCGTGCGGACGATGACGGCCTTGACCACATC comes from the Modestobacter italicus genome and includes:
- the rpsE gene encoding 30S ribosomal protein S5, which codes for MPGPQRRGGGAGGTGGPGGAGGGNDRRDRRDGGRGPGGAAEKSQFIERVVAINRVSKVVKGGRRFSFTALVIVGDGDGKVGVGYGKAKEVPAAIAKGVEEAKKHFYNVPRIASTIPHPVQGEAAAGVVLLKPASPGTGVIAGGPVRAVLECAGIHDVLSKSLGSSNPINIVHATMQALKDLVRPEEIAARRGLPLEDVAPAAMLRARAGQGV
- the infA gene encoding translation initiation factor IF-1, coding for MAKKDGAIEVEGRVVEPLPNAMFRVELQNGHRVLAHISGKMRQHYIRILPEDRVVVELSPYDLTRGRIVYRYK
- the rplX gene encoding 50S ribosomal protein L24 encodes the protein MTDHASGKTPSMKVKKGDQVVVLSGKDKGAKGRVIAAFPKTQKVLVEGIGRVKKHTRISTSQRGAQQGGIVTQEAAVHVSNVMVIDSEDKPTRVGYRKDEEGRSIRVSRRTGKDL
- the rpsH gene encoding 30S ribosomal protein S8; the protein is MTMTDPIADMLTRLRNANQAYHDAAAMPSSKLKTHIAEILQKEGYIGGWTVNDVEVDGHIRKELVVSLKYGPNRERSIAGVRRVSKPGLRVYAKSTALPKVLGGLGVAIISTSTGLLTDKQATKKGVGGEVLAYVW
- the rpmD gene encoding 50S ribosomal protein L30, which produces MAQLKVTQIKSAIGTKPNQRQTLRSLGLKRISDSVVQEDRPEIRGMVATVPHLVTVEEIV
- the rplR gene encoding 50S ribosomal protein L18 → MAQAAKTEKGARVHKPVGTDVSTARRVSRLRRHNRLRKRVGGTPERPRLVVKRSSRHIHVQVVDDTVGRTLASASTMDASLRGSEGDKSTLARQVGALVAERAKAAGIDAVVFDRGGNRYAGRIAALADGAREGGLDF
- a CDS encoding adenylate kinase, translating into MRVVLLGPPGAGKGTQAQVIAGRLGVPAISTGDIFRANVSGQTELGQQAKAYMDAGDLVPDEITVAMVSDRLAEPDAKAGFLLDGFPRTIAQADQLRDSLAEMGHALDCCLELVVDEDELVRRLSGRRMLVDGVWVQREDDKPETVRHRLEVYREQTAPLSGFYERAGLLTRIDAIGEIDEVTRRALEALGADHALAQDAAGDRAED
- the rplN gene encoding 50S ribosomal protein L14; this translates as MIQQESRLRVADNTGAKEILCIRVLGGSGRRYAGIGDVIVATVKDALPGAGVKKGDVVKAVIVRTVKERRRPDGSYIRFDENAAVIIRDSGDPRGTRIFGPVGRELRDKRFMRIISLAPEVL
- the rplF gene encoding 50S ribosomal protein L6 → MSRIGRLPIPVPSGVDVAIDGRTVNVSGPKGKLSHTVAAPITVERGEEGTLLVQRPDDERESRALHGLSRTLIANMITGVTQGYDKTLEIVGVGYRVQARGSDLEFALGFSHPVVVKAPEGISFTVEAPTRLRVTGIDKQQVGEVAAKIRKIRKPDPYKGKGVRYQGEVVKRKVGKTGK
- the map gene encoding type I methionyl aminopeptidase, whose translation is MIQIKTAHEIELMRASGLVTAGAIAAVRAAVRPGVSTGELDAIAEDHIRSAGAVPNFLGYHGFTGTICASINDEVVHGIPDPDRTLAEGDNISIDCGAVLAGWHSDSAVTVTVGEASAADLELLAVTERSMWAGLAKAVAGGRLTDISHAVEESIVAHEHPYGIVDHYGGHGIGTEMHQDPHVLNYGRAGRGPKLVPGLVLAIEPMVTIGDPATAELDDGWTVVTKDGSRAAHFEHSVAITPEGPWVLTAEDGGVAGLAPFGVRARQ
- the rplE gene encoding 50S ribosomal protein L5 gives rise to the protein MSAPTRELPRMLARYREEIAPALLSEFGYSNVMQIPGLVKIVVNMGVGEATRDAKLMDGAVRDLTAITGQKPAVVRARKSIAQFKLREGMPIGAKVTLRGDRMWEFLDRLLSLALPRIRDFRGLNPKQFDGHGNYTFGLTEQSMFREIDVDKIDRPRGMDITLVTTATTDEEGRELLSLLGFPFAGQTVVNATR
- the rplO gene encoding 50S ribosomal protein L15, which produces MTLKVHHLRPAPGAHTKKTRVGRGEGSKGKTAGRGTKGSGARVQVSARFEGGQTPLHMRLPKLSGFTNNNKVVFQVVNLDRIASLFPQGGSINPDTLADAGAVRRGQPVKVLGTGELGGVTVHVHAHAFSQSAQEKIGAAGGSTTQI
- a CDS encoding type Z 30S ribosomal protein S14 → MAKKALVNKAARTPKFKVRGYTRCQRCGRPHAVFRKFGLCRICVREMAHAGELPGVTKSSW
- the secY gene encoding preprotein translocase subunit SecY, coding for MLQAFAAAFRTPDLRRKLLFSLALIAVYRLGASVPGPGVSIEAINSCLDQANASDQRDVYSLVNLFSGGALLRLSVFALGIMPYITASIIVQLLVVVIPRFEQLKKEGQSGQAKLTQYTRYLTIALAVLQSTGIIALARSGQLFPSCSQDIIPSDSVWTTIVLVVTLTAGTAVIMWLGELLTEKGIGNGMSVLIFTSIAARIPAEGGAILQSRGGFVFALICVLAVLVIASVVYVEQAQRRIPVQYAKRMVGRRMYGGTSTYLPLKVNQAGVIPVIFASSLLYLPQLITQLQGDSTGAVRRFVENYLVDQSSPVHIAVYFALIIFFTYFYVSITFNPEERADDMKRYGGFIPGIRPGRPTAEYLQYVLSRITLPGSIYLGLVAVLPNLFLSITQEGQNQNFPFGGTAVLIMVGVGLETVKQIETQLNQRSYEGFLR